AATTCTGCAAGTCCCTCTTTGTGCACCCAGCATTCGGAATTCCACCCTCACTAACTTGCAGGAGCCTGTATGCCTGCGACGTTCCAATACTTGCCTTATGACATGTGTATAAAGTATTTTTTGCCCTCTCACTAACTCTACGATTTGATCTGATCAAATGACGCTTATTAGGCGATACAAGGCCATGAACATGGTGCTCAATCAGTGAGTCTATCTTGTAGGTGTTCTCCCCACAAAGTCTAACAAAGATATGGGCATCACAACCGCATCGCGTATCTGTCTGCTTACGCCTTTTCCTCAAGGGGTCATTAGTCTCTTTACTATCTTTTGCCTTGAATCCTTCCCTATTACACATGAAACGCTTAGTACGGACCACCTTATTATCAATCTTTTTTTGTTGTCCAATGCGAACACCAAAACCTGATTGATGCGCATATTCCTTGTAGAACTTCTCCACAGCCTCGAGTCCTTCAAATGTCATACCCACTTTAGGCTTCAGATGCTCATCACATTCAGGTATAAAAGACGAAGACTGCAATATCAAGAATAAACCAAAATAAGCATCTTCATGCATAGTTTCTGTTCTTAGTGCAAAGTGGACTTACGAAGAGAGGTATGTTTGTGTTCTTTTTGGGCGTACTAAATCCTCCCTGGCTCGTATGCATTTGAACATTATTCATAGGATCCATACTGCTGCACACAGGATTATAATATTAGCCTTCAAACTACACTTACGGATGTACACAAGGATCGAATTTGTTTTTACCTCAAACTTTTGGTGCCCTCGTGTCTCTGATTGCAAGTGGTATTACCTGCTAGTTGTTCATTTGTAGTCGCCACTGCATCAAAGCATCACCGGTTATAGTCTTATAAAGGAGATGGGTCTAGATCGGAGAAGTACATGCATGGATGGCTTGCCGGTGCTTGTCAGGTTCGTATCAACCGTGGAAGCAGTGGAGCATATACAGGATAGGGATGCTACCTGTATGGGCTTCCTGCCGGTGGACGTCGGGATCAACTCAACGGAAATCAGAGACGCCTGGCGTTTGACGGCGGCGGCGCACGAGGCACACGCGCGGTCAGGGTATCCTTGCAAAACTAAATTGCAGGTTTTAGTTGGAGGGTGGGCGTATTAGTGTAAAATTACCACTAAGGCTGCTAATTCTCGGGATTAAGATCGTGGGGCTGAGAAAGACGGGATGCACGGACACAGGAAATAGCCCGGATTCACGAGATATGTTGCCGGTAACTAATAAATATAATTTCATGATAGATCCAgttatattgatttcatattgtataTGTTTGATATTTGCTTCTAGAAACTTGCTCAAACTTTAAAAGGTTTGACTATAGACAAGATTAATAGGCCTGGTATAAATGGGAGGCGTGCTAAATTGCATCGCATTGCAATCATTTATATGATCCGGTTCATTAGTCATTTCTTGCTCTTTTGCTTTATACTCACCTTTTAATGCTTGGGTTGTTCATGTTATTGCTTTGATGGCATCCTGATCCATAAAAATACATTTATACTCTACCAGCTATTTCTTAGCTTGGCAATTAATTGTAATCATGTAGCTAGATACATATCTTTACCATCTGTATCTCCGTTGCAGGTCGTTTTGTTGCTCCTTACCCTCATCTTTGCTTTAGTCCATAGTGGCATGGCAAGCTTACGTGAAACTGGTGAGAAAATAATAGGCGAGCGAGCTTACCGCGTGCTGTTTGCTGGAATATCACTACCTCTGGCACTTAGCACTATTGTGAGTATTTTGTATattgttttttctttttccttttgttAGATGGTAAGCCTTCCTGTATCTTAGAAAGTTGTGTCCTATATAACTTGCAGGTCTACTTCATAAATCATCGTTACGGTGGTGTTCAGCTGTGGGATGTTAAAGGCGTCTCAGGCGTCCATGAGCTTGTTTGGCTGTCGAATTTCATCTCATTCTTGTTTCTGTATCCATCTACTTTCAATCTTCTGGAAGTGGCAGCCGTGGACAAGCCAAAGTTACACATGTGGGAAACTGGAATAATGCGCATCACGAGACATCCACAGGTATAAAGATATACTTATATGGGTCATGAAACTCTTGCGCTAGGAGTTTGAAGCTCCTTTTCTTTATTGTGCATCATGTTAATACGTGCTTTATCTAATCAACAGTTACCTTTTTAGTTTGTTGGGCAGGTGATCTGGTGCCTAGCTCACACGCTGTGGATCGGCAACTCGGtcgccgtggcggcctccgtcgGACTGATCGGCCACCATGCATTCGGCGTTTGGAACGGCGACAGGAGGCTGGCGTCACGCTACGGCGAAGCCTTTGATGTCCTGAAGAAGAGGACCAGCGTCGTGCCGTTCGCTGCGATCGTTGATGGACGGCAGAAGCTGCCTGAAGATTATTACAAGGAGTTCATCCGGTTACCGTACATCACGATCGTCGCTCTGACCCTGGGCGCGTACTTTGCGCACCCGTTGATGCAGGCGGCCAGCTACCGGCTTCCCTGGTAACTAACGGTGAAATGCAGGTtgatgatgtatgtatgtatgtcatTTTGTAGTACGGTGTTATGGAAACATGACAGCCAACAGAAACAAAAGAAATAGTGGTGCATTTGCAGTGTGTATGGTGCCCTATGAGCAGATGGATCAGCTTGCTGCACCTAGGGTTGTAATGCTACTACTGGCCTGTTTGTTC
Above is a window of Triticum dicoccoides isolate Atlit2015 ecotype Zavitan chromosome 5B, WEW_v2.0, whole genome shotgun sequence DNA encoding:
- the LOC119307233 gene encoding 15-cis-zeta-carotene isomerase, chloroplastic-like; the protein is MASHLRLHLAAPPPPALRHHHQHLPRLRLPRPPRLPLLGIPSPAASSSLRHRVVSPALVRARVGGADAEDSDGEGDGDAGGAGGLVGEDAAVFRLADQRVASWAYFAGILSVVLYGLNVLWIDPATGVGTGFLDAVAAVSDSPEVVLLLLTLIFALVHSGMASLRETGEKIIGERAYRVLFAGISLPLALSTIVYFINHRYGGVQLWDVKGVSGVHELVWLSNFISFLFLYPSTFNLLEVAAVDKPKLHMWETGIMRITRHPQFVGQVIWCLAHTLWIGNSVAVAASVGLIGHHAFGVWNGDRRLASRYGEAFDVLKKRTSVVPFAAIVDGRQKLPEDYYKEFIRLPYITIVALTLGAYFAHPLMQAASYRLPW